The following DNA comes from Cellulomonas soli.
GTCGGCGAGGTCGAGGGCCGCACGTGCGTGCTGGTCGACGACCTCATCGACACCGCCGGGACGATCGCGGGTGCGGTGCGCGTCGTGATGGAGGCCGGGGCCAAGGACGTCATCGTCGCCGCCACCCACGGCGTGCTGTCCGAGCCGGCGAGCGAGCGCCTGCAGGAGTGCGGTGCCCGGGAGATCATCGTCACCGACACGCTCCCGATCGCCGAGGAGGTCCGCTTCCCGAAGCTGACGGTCCTGTCGATCGCGCCCCTCATCGCCCGGGCGATCCGCGAGATCTTCGACGACGGCTCGGTCACCTCGTTGTTCGACGGTCAGTCCTGACCGGTCGGCACCCCGTTCGGACCGCCTGAGCCCGCTCCCGCCGACGTGCGTGAGCGGGCTCACGCACGTCCGTGCACGCTCGTCCGGGCGACCGGTTGGGGGCACGGCGTGAGGGCGGGTAAGATCGTCAGGTTGCCTCGGCGAGGGACGTCGGACGGTCCGCCCGTGCTCCACGGGAAGGGCCCTCCAGCGCTCCGTGATCGACTGGGCGGATGCCTCCGCGTGCCCGTCCTGCGCCCCGCGTCGAGGCCACCACACTCTGAGCCGCCATCACCGCTCGCCTGCGTACCCGCAGCCGTCATCATCTGGGAGTCACCGTGTCCGACGTCAAGCTCGCCGCCCTCACCCGTACGGAGTTCGGCAAGGGTGCCGCCCGCCGTCTGCGCCGTGCGGACCAGATCCCCGCCGTCCTCTACGGCCACGGTGCCGACCCGCTGCACGTCGCCCTCCCGGGCCACGAGACGATGCTGGCGCTCAAGCACTCGAACGCCCTGTTCGAGATCGAGCTCGACGGCGAGGTCACGCTGACGATCGTCAAGGACGTCCAGCGCGAGCCGGTCAAGAACATCATCGAGCACATCGACCTCCTCATCGTGAAGAAGGGTGAGAAGGTCCAGGTCGAGGTCCCGGTGCACGTCGTCGGCGAGTCCTACCCGGGCACGATCCACGTCGTCGAGACGCAGGCGCTGACGCTCGAGGCCGAGGCGACGCACCTGCCGCAGGCCGTCGAGGTCTCGATCGAGGGCCTGCGCGGCGGTGCGACCGTCGTCGCCGGCGACGTCACGCTGCCGCAGGGCTCCACGCTGGTCACCGACGCGGACACCACCGTCGTCGCGATCTCCGTGCCGCACGCCTCGGCTGACGACCTGGCCGCCGACGTGGCCGCCGCGTCGCTCGCCGCCTCGCAGTCGGCCGCTGCGCACGCCGAGGACTGATCCTCCGCGTTCTCCGCGCGACCCGCGCACGCCGGCGCCCGGTACCGTTCCGACGGTGCCGGGCGCTGCCGCGTCCGGGGCGTACCCCAGCAGCACCCCCGTGCCCGGCAGAGCCGGGTCCGACCCGGTAGGAGAGACCCGCATGAGCGACCGCCCCTGGCTCGTCGTCGGGCTCGGCAACCCCGGGCCGCAGTACGCGGGCAACCGGCACAACGTCGGCCAGATGGTGCTCGACGAGCTCGCCCGCAGGACCGGTGTGACGTTCGGCTCTCGCGTCGGCGGGCTGCTCTCGCGTCGCCCGCAGGCCGTCGTGGCCGAGGCGCGGCTCGGCACCCTGGCGGGCGGGGCCCCCGGACCCCGCGTCGTGCTCGCCAAGCCGACGACGTACATGAACGTCTCCGGGGGGCCCGTCGTGGCGCTCGCCCGGTACTTCGACGTGCCGCCCGAGCAGGTGGTCATGGTGCACGACGAGCTCGACATCCCGTTCGCGGAGGTGCGCCTGAAGATCGGCGGCGGCGAGGGCGGGCACAACGGCCTGCGCGACACCACGAAGGCCCTCGGCACGAAGGACTACGTGCGGGTGCGCGTCGGAGTCGGCCGTCCGCCCGGCCGCACGGACGCCGCCGACTTCGTGCTGCGCGACTTCGCCAAGGCGGAGCTCAAGGACCTGCCGTGGCTCGTGGACGCCGCGGCGGACGCGGTCGAGGCCGTCGTCGTCGACGGTCTGGAGAAGGCCCAGCTGCGGTTCCACACCAAGTCCTGAGCGGTCGTCCAGCCGAAACCCCTCCCCGGGACCCGAACGGGTGATAGAAGGGGTGAAAACGGACAAACGGGGCTTACAGCCCACATCACCACGCAATAGCCTCCGAGCGGACGAACTACCGCATTCGGGGGGATGCTGCCATGACGATTCTGGACGACTCGAGACGGGCTGCCGTGCAGCACGTGTCGCCCGGCCTGCCCGACTCCGAGCTGGACCGCCTCGTCGACACGGACGAGCTGAGCACCGTCGGCGCCGACAGGCGCCGGACCGCAGCCGGACCGCGCCTGTCCTGGGCGTCCGCGCAGCCGTTCGTGAGCCGACCCCGCGCCGAGGAGCGCCTCGACGCCGAGGTGCGCGTGCCCGGCTGGCGCGCCCTGGTGGGCGGCTACGTGCGTCGGGCCTTCGTGCTCGACACGCTCGCCGCGCTCGGTGCGGCGGTGCTCGTCGTGCTCGGCTCGCACGCCTCCGCGTCCACGACCGTGTGGGTCGCGGCGACCGCGGTCGTCCTGCTGGTCCTCGTCGCCGTCTTCCGCGGGTACGACCGCCGCGGTGTGGGCAACGGGCCCGCCGAGTTCCAGGCCCTGCTGCGGGCGTGCCTGAGCGCGGCCGCAGCCGTGGCGCTGGCCAGCGTCGCGCTCGGCACCACGCTGCCGCGTCTGCCGGTGGGCGCCTTCCTGCTGGTCGTCACGCCGGCGGCGGCGCTGGGCCGCTACCTGCTGCGCCGTCGGCTGCACGGGCGCCGTCACGAGGGCGTGGCCATGGCCCGCACGCTCGTGGTCGGCGACGCCGCGTCCGCCCACCGCCTCGTGACCGACCTGCGCAACGCCTCGCACCACGGCTACCGCGTCGTCGGCCTGTGCCTTCCGTCGGTCGACGACGCGCCGCCGCAGGACGGTGTGCCGACCCTCGGTGCCTACGCCGACGTGCCGCAGGTCGCGTACGACCAGCGGATCGACGTCGTCATCGTCACGGGCGGCGACCTGGCGGGCGACGCGCTGCGTCGGCTGTCCTGGGCGCTCGGGCGCGTCGGTGCCGACCTGGTCGTCGAGCCGGGCCTGGTCGAGGTGCTCGGTCCGCGGCTCCAGCTGCGCCCGACGGCAGGGCTCACGCTGCTCGAGGTCGAGACGGCACCCCCCGGCGGACGGCTCATCGCGAAGTCCCTTCTGGACCACGCCCTCGGTGCCGTGCTGCTCGCGGCGGCCGCGCCCGTCATCGCCGGTGCCGCGCTGGCCGTGCGCCTGAACAGCCCGGGACCCGCGTTCTACCGCCAGACGCGGATCGGCGTCGACGGGCGTCGGTTCACTATGTGGAAGCTGCGCAGCATGTACGTCGACGCCGACGCGCGCCGCGAGGCTCTGCTCGCCGAGTCGGACCGTGACGGGCTCATGTTCAAGATGCACGACGACCCGCGGGTGACCTCGGTCGGCAGGCTGCTGCGCCGGTACTCGGTCGACGAGCTGCCGCAGCTGTGGAACGTCGTGCGCGGCGACATGTCGCTCGTCGGCCCGCGCCCGCCGCTGCCCGTCGAGGTCGACGCCTACCGGGACCAGGTGTTCCGTCGGCTGCGGGTGCGTCCGGGGCTGACCGGTCTGTGGCAGGTCAGCGGACGTTCCGACCTGTCGTGGGACGAGTCGGTCCGGCTGGACCTGCGCTACGTCGACAACTGGTCGGTCGCGATGGACCTGCTGATCCTGTGGAAGACCGGGCGCGCCGTGCTGGGGTCCTCCGGGGCGTACTGAGCCGGACCGCCAGACGGCTGCGCCCGGACCGCCGGGCGACTACAGGGTGTCGTCGGGCTGCGCGAGAAGGCGCAGGGTCCCGTCGGTCTCCAGGTAGGTCTCCCCGGTCACCGGGCAGACCCAGCGGCACTCGCCGCTCTCGCGCGGGTCGGCCGGCTCGAGCGGGTGTCCCGCGCGGCCGACCCAGCGCAGGCGTCGTGCCGGCACGCCGGCGACCAGCGCGTGGTCGGGCACGTCCTTCGTGACCACCGAACCGGCCGCGACGAGCGCCCACCGTCCGATCGTCACCGGCGCGACGCACACCGCCCGTGCGCCGATCGAGGCACCCTCGCGCACGGTGACGCCGACCGCGTGCCAGTCGTCGGCCGACTTGAGCGACCCGTCGGGGTTCACGGCGCGCGGGAAGTAGTCGTTGGTGAAGACGGCCGCCGGGCCGACGAACGCGCCGGGCTCGAGGACGGCCGGCTCGTAGACGAGGGCGTGGTTCTGGATCTTGCAGCGGTCGCCGACGACGACGCCGGGTCCGATGTAGGCGCCCCGGCCGATGATGCAGTCCTCACCGACCTGCGCGTCCTCGCGCACCTGCGCCAGGTGCCACACCTTCGTGCCGGCGCCGACGTGCGCGCGAGGGTCGACGTCCGCCGTGGGTGCGATCGTGGGGCCCTGCTCGGTCGGGCCCTGCTCGGTCGGACCCTGCTCGGTCGGGCCCTGCTCGAACGGGCCCTGCTCGGTCGGGTCCTGGCGGGGCGAGGCGTCGGTCACGGGAGTCCTCCGAGGTGCGCGGTGCGCGGCCGGGCGCGGGGCCACGGTGCGCGGATCCCCCGATTCTGCCGGGCGGGGAGCCGTGCGTCGACGGCGTAGGGGGTGGCGCCCGTGGCGAGCGGGTGATATCCGCCGACGGGTGCGGCCCCGTGAGGCCGATGCCCGTATCGTCCTTTTAGCGACGTTTTGCGCACGCCAGCCCTCACCCCCCGGAGCCGTCCATGTCCGTCCGCCCCCGCTCCGTCCTGGCGTCGGTGACCGCTCTCGCGCTCGGCGTGCCGCTCATGATGGCGGCGGTGGCCACGCCGGCCGCGGCCACCGACCCGTGCGCGGTGGGTGGCAACCCGATCGTCTGCGAGAACTCCAAGCCGGGTGCCGACCCCTCGGAGTGGGACATCGACGGCGCAGGCGACGAGGGGATCCAGGGCTTCTCCACGGCGATCTCGGTGAACGTCGGCGGGACGATCGACTTCAAGATCGACACCGCCGCGACGGCCTACACGATCGACATCTACCGCACCGGTTGGTACGACGGGCTCGGCGCCCGCAAGATCGCCTCGGTCACGCCCTCGGCGACCCTGCCGCAGACGCAGCCGCAGTGCTACACGGACGCGACGACCGAGCTGTACGACTGCGGCAACTGGGCCGTCTCGGCCAGCTGGCACGTGCCGGCAGCCGCGGTCTCGGGCGTCTACGTCGCGCATCTGCAGGACCCGGCGACGGGCGACGAGAGCCACATCACGTTCGTCGTGCGCAACGACGCGAGCACGTCCGACGTGATCTTCCAGACCTCGGACACCACGTGGCAGGCCTACAACGCGTACGGCGGCTCGGACTACTACCAGGGGGCGGCCAACGGGCGCGCCTACAAGATCTCGTACAACCGACCGTTCGCCACGCGGGCGGGCGTCGAGAAGCGTGACTTCTACTTCGGCAACGAGTTCCCGATGGTGCGGTTCCTCGAGCGCAACGGGTACGACGTGTCCTACCAGTCGGGTCTCGACACCGATGCGCGCGGCGCGCTGCTGCTCAACCACGACGTCTTCCTGTCCGTCGGTCACGACGAGTACTGGTCGGGCCCGCAGCGGGCCAACGTCGAAGCGGCCCGTGACGCGGGGGTCGACCTGGCGTTCTTCAGCGGCAACGAGATGTACTGGCGCACCCGCTGGGAGCCGTCCGTCGCGGGTACCGCGACCGACGACCGCACCCTGGTCTCCTACAAGGAGACGTGGTCCGACGCGAAGATCGACCCGTCGACCGAGTGGACCGGCACGTCGCGCGACCCGCGGTTCGCCTCGGCGGCCAACGGTGGAGGCTCCCCGGAGAACGCCGTGACCGGCACGATGTACATGGCCAACGACTCCGACCTGGCCCTGACGGTGTCGGCCGAGGAGGGCAAGCTGCGCCTGTGGCGTGGCACCGGCCTCGACGCGATGTCCGGCACGAGCACGACGCTCGCGGCGCACACCGTGGGCTACGAGTCCGACGAGGACCTCGACAACGGGTTCCGTCCCGAGGGCCTGATCCGGCTGTCGACCACGACCGGGGCGGTGAACTCCTACCTGCAGGACTTCGGCACGGTCGTGAAGTCCGGCACCACGACGCACCACCTGACGATGTACCGCGCAGACAGCGGCGCGCTGGTGTTCTCGGCCGGCTCGATCCAGTGGTCGTGGGGCCTGGACGCGGTGCACGACGGCGTCGGTGCTGCCGCCGACCCGCGCATCCAGCAGGCCACGGTGAACCTGCTCGCCGACATGGGTGCCCAGCCGACGACCCTGATGAGCACGCTCGTCGCGGCGACGGCGTCCAGCGACACCACCGCACCGGTCGTCCAGGTGACCTCACCCACGGCGGGCGCGGCGGTGGCCAACGGCACCTCGCTCACCGTGTCGGGGACCGCGACGGACGCCGGCGGGCGCGTCGCGGGCGTCGAGGTCTCGTTGGACGGCGGCACCACGTGGCACCCCGCTACGGGCACCGCGACCTGGACGTACACCGGGGTGCTGTCGGGCAACGGCGCGGTCCAGGTCCTCGCGCGCGGCATCGACGACTCGGCCAACATCGGCCAGGCCGTGACGCGCTCGCTGACCACCGCGTGCCCCTGCTCGATCTACGGGCAGAGCGTTCCCGCCGTCGCCTCGGTCGACGACTCCACCCCGGTCGAGCTGGGCCTGACGTTCACGCCGCAGGCCGGCGGGTTCGTCACCGCGATCCGGTTCTACAAGGGCACGGGCAACACGGGCACGCACGTGGGCTCGCTGTGGAGCGCGACGGGGACCAGGCTGGCCACGGTCACGTTCACCGGGGAGACGGC
Coding sequences within:
- a CDS encoding sugar transferase, with the translated sequence MTILDDSRRAAVQHVSPGLPDSELDRLVDTDELSTVGADRRRTAAGPRLSWASAQPFVSRPRAEERLDAEVRVPGWRALVGGYVRRAFVLDTLAALGAAVLVVLGSHASASTTVWVAATAVVLLVLVAVFRGYDRRGVGNGPAEFQALLRACLSAAAAVALASVALGTTLPRLPVGAFLLVVTPAAALGRYLLRRRLHGRRHEGVAMARTLVVGDAASAHRLVTDLRNASHHGYRVVGLCLPSVDDAPPQDGVPTLGAYADVPQVAYDQRIDVVIVTGGDLAGDALRRLSWALGRVGADLVVEPGLVEVLGPRLQLRPTAGLTLLEVETAPPGGRLIAKSLLDHALGAVLLAAAAPVIAGAALAVRLNSPGPAFYRQTRIGVDGRRFTMWKLRSMYVDADARREALLAESDRDGLMFKMHDDPRVTSVGRLLRRYSVDELPQLWNVVRGDMSLVGPRPPLPVEVDAYRDQVFRRLRVRPGLTGLWQVSGRSDLSWDESVRLDLRYVDNWSVAMDLLILWKTGRAVLGSSGAY
- a CDS encoding acyltransferase — protein: MAPTADVDPRAHVGAGTKVWHLAQVREDAQVGEDCIIGRGAYIGPGVVVGDRCKIQNHALVYEPAVLEPGAFVGPAAVFTNDYFPRAVNPDGSLKSADDWHAVGVTVREGASIGARAVCVAPVTIGRWALVAAGSVVTKDVPDHALVAGVPARRLRWVGRAGHPLEPADPRESGECRWVCPVTGETYLETDGTLRLLAQPDDTL
- the pth gene encoding aminoacyl-tRNA hydrolase, which codes for MSDRPWLVVGLGNPGPQYAGNRHNVGQMVLDELARRTGVTFGSRVGGLLSRRPQAVVAEARLGTLAGGAPGPRVVLAKPTTYMNVSGGPVVALARYFDVPPEQVVMVHDELDIPFAEVRLKIGGGEGGHNGLRDTTKALGTKDYVRVRVGVGRPPGRTDAADFVLRDFAKAELKDLPWLVDAAADAVEAVVVDGLEKAQLRFHTKS
- a CDS encoding 50S ribosomal protein L25/general stress protein Ctc produces the protein MSDVKLAALTRTEFGKGAARRLRRADQIPAVLYGHGADPLHVALPGHETMLALKHSNALFEIELDGEVTLTIVKDVQREPVKNIIEHIDLLIVKKGEKVQVEVPVHVVGESYPGTIHVVETQALTLEAEATHLPQAVEVSIEGLRGGATVVAGDVTLPQGSTLVTDADTTVVAISVPHASADDLAADVAAASLAASQSAAAHAED